The Alkalihalobacillus sp. TS-13 genomic interval GTGCTGTACTATGACGAATGATTTCAAGCCCTTCTTCAGAATCAGGCATGACAATTGTAATCGCTCCGTCCTGTTCAATCGGTTGACGTAGATCAAGCAATTGATCATCGAGTTTTCCGGCGATAGCTTTCTTTTTCAATCCAGGACTGATCGACGCAGCGATTTCTTCTGTTGTTACGCCTTTATCGAACTCCTTGACTGCTCCATCTGGAAAAGTAATTTTCACCTTTGACATGGTCATTCACACTCCTACTTTAATAAATACAAATATAAGTTAACTAGTCTTGCGCAAACTAGAAACAAACCTTTTAACCATTAAAATGGAATTAAAAAAACACCCATCCCTGGAAAAGGGACGAGTGTCTACTCGCGGTTCCACCCTCGTTCCGGCAGTCGCATGCCGGCACTTGGAATCATTTAACGGTCATTTACCGTCAACGGTTACTAGAAGTTCTCCGTTGAAGTTCAGAGGTGGTAAGTACTTTTCACTTGGTGAAGAGATTTCAGCAGATTCTCTTCTCTCTGGAAACCAGTATCAAAAGACTCATATCCTCATCATTACTTTGGTATTGGTAATTGTTATGTAGTATTATATTCAGTCTACCAAAGAAAATCAAGCCTAAAAATACCAAAATATATATTTTTGTCATTTTACTGCAAATTTACGATTCGGTAGGATACGGACACGCTCTTGAAATACATTCTGAATAGTGCGGTTCATTGAATCATCATCCGAATCCGTATAAAGATAAATCTTTTCTGGCGCAATCTCGATTAGCACCTTCAGTAAATCAGAAGCGATTGAATCCAGATATGCTTTAGCTTTCCCGCTCACCAGCTGTTCCATATCTGCTTCCGTCAGTTCATAATAATGTTCATTATAAATTCTGAAACGTTCTCCTTCAAACTTAAGATGTACAGTTGAAAACAAGGACACCCTTGACTTCACGAACTGCCTCAATTGATTAATGAAATCTTGATATTCCTGTTCGAATTTAAATTCATCTATTGCACATTCGATATATTTGGTTAAGAGTTCCCTGTATGGTTTAAGACGGAATTGTAAAAATGATTCATAAGAAAAGATCATTTCGGAATCAAAAAAATCCTCTAATGCACTGACGATCATATCTTCTCTTCGTGGGAAGCCCCTGACTAATGGGATGTTTTCAGGGTTTCCTTCGATCAGGGACTGTGTAATGGATAAGATTTGAAGCTGTTCATCTTCATCCGTGAAATAAAATTCGGTTTCCAAAATCCTTAAAATCCAGGCATCTTCTCTAGTACGAATAATATGTTTCGCTAAAAAAAGTAATATTGTAGGCTTCAACATGTCACTAACCGGATCCCTGGAATCTAAATAAATGTCCAACGCATTCTCATCAGTATAGTGAATCTTTATGGGAGTCGACCGGTTGGGTATGTTTTGATTATTGAGTAATTTAGTGATTCGTTTAAACAAATAATGGCCTTCCTTTTCATCCAAGAAATGAATCGTAACCAACCTTAATCCTCCTTGTCCACAATCATTGTTACAATATATGAACGACAAGGAAGATTATTCTAAGGAATGGCTTTTAAATTTGTCTATGTTCGTTGGGCTACTGAAGACTCATGCTAATTCCACCGGCCACCTCGCTTGTTCCATTGAACCTAAGTTGCACCAAATCGTTTATGGACACAGGAGACCTTATTTGATCAAAATACTATGATTTTACAAAACTAACGGACATGAGAGACCTTATTTCGTAATTATCGGGGAAAATCAGCTGCTGTGTTCACAAATAGCGGCTCTGGTGTCCGCCAAAATTCTGAAATGCCGTCTTTTTCATAGGTTCTGATAAAGGACTTTGTTGATTTTAAGCGAAATTTGCGACACTCCTGCGGGAAAAGCGGTCGAGGTGAGACCCCGCCGTTTTTAAAAGGATCTTCGACTATAATAATGAACTTCGACTAAATACCACCACGTCCTATGGTGAACGTCGAAGCCAGCATAAGGAAAGCTACTAAGAATTCTCATCGCAGACACGAAAATGATTTCATTTTTGTGTTGAGATCCTGTGCAAGTGAGGAGGCTTGCGAAAGTGGGTTAATGCAGAGACGTGATGTCTAGCTCAGCGACCAGTCACTTGGATCACTCCAAACTTCCTGCGGCGGTCGACACATTGATTAACATCCTTATGAGTCGGCCCACGCAGAACCAAGTCTTTGTTTGGTTCGAGCCTCCTCGTCCGTTTTCCAGTGACCTTCGTGACTAATCGGGTCGCTTCCGCTTTTCGTTTGCCCGTGGAAAGTGAGTGAATTTCGCAGAAATCAACAATAAAAACGAACAATGCCTTTTCATAAATAACGTCTCTGGGCTCCACTAAACCATGACTGTAAATTCCGCATTAAAAATAACAAATGTATAAAAAAGGGGCTGTCCCAAAAGTAGCTGAGTACCCCTCAACTTAACAACATTTTGAGAAAAATCGTGGAAATGTTGTCTTAGAGGTGTCTGACACTTTTCTTTTAAGACAGTCCCTTCTAGACTATTTATGTGTTCTTCTGTTTTCACCGCCAAGTGAGATCGGAGTCGTGAAATGCTTGATCCGTTCCATAATCCGTTTGGCCTTCAATTGTTCAATCCCGCCTTTTTGAGAATAGGCAAGATGCTCCTCAAGCTCTTCATAATCGTAATTAGAAGTATAACAAGTTGGCAGCTTTTCCATCATACGGTATTGGAGAATTGATCCCAATACTTCATCCCGGATCCAACTAGACATGGTTTCCGCACCAATATCATCAAGAACCAAT includes:
- the ytxC gene encoding sporulation protein YtxC; translation: MVTIHFLDEKEGHYLFKRITKLLNNQNIPNRSTPIKIHYTDENALDIYLDSRDPVSDMLKPTILLFLAKHIIRTREDAWILRILETEFYFTDEDEQLQILSITQSLIEGNPENIPLVRGFPRREDMIVSALEDFFDSEMIFSYESFLQFRLKPYRELLTKYIECAIDEFKFEQEYQDFINQLRQFVKSRVSLFSTVHLKFEGERFRIYNEHYYELTEADMEQLVSGKAKAYLDSIASDLLKVLIEIAPEKIYLYTDSDDDSMNRTIQNVFQERVRILPNRKFAVK